CTAAtgctaagtgtgtgtctgacacggCCCAGCCCTAAAGCTAagtaacacagagagagcaatGAAGAAGTGAAACGGCTGTGCTGGGAAATGCATGATGGGGAGGCTGTGTAATGTTTGATGCTTTAGTTTGGACGAACAGAAGAAATGATGGTGACACTGAGCTATAGAGGAGACACCAGCTACTCACAGCGACTGCAACAGATTCTgtatcacataaaaaaaaaattatgcatTGGGTCATGGGAAATTAAGATGCATACATTTGAAGTAATTTTAAGGACTCTATGTATCCTGAACCTTCTGAAGAGAGGCTTTTAGAATAGATGTATAAAACTGCACCTGGCCCAGGTGGTATTTGGGGAAAGGCCTCTGCAGGTCGGCTGGGAGGCGTAGGTGAGTTTGGCGTTGCCATGACACTGGCCGTCTggtgtcagcacacacactctcacggtGCTTTTGGTTCCACTCGGAATGTGGAACATCACCGACTCAACGGAACTGGAGTTTCCAGAATGGGACAACACTGGGGACCTGGTCATGTGACAAAACAGTGAATAAGATGACACATTTCATCCACTCAGTACAATATTTCCCCTCTCCAGGAAAGGTACCTACTCTTTTGGATTGCAGTCCATGTTTCCTTGGAAACGGACCTTTGTGACTGATTCCAGGTTCCTTCCTTGAATAACAGCACCGTTTCGACCATGGATGGAAACTTCACCAGGTCTCATGGACAGAATTTCTGGCTTCTAATAAAAGTTAAGAGGAAAAAAGTGACACGGAGAAAGAGACTAAAAGACAGAGCGTGTAAACAACATTATGAACTATGACTGAGTGTAAAACAGATTGCTCTGTGAACAGTATAACCAAACAGATTTGTCCTCTGGTCAAATGTCTAAGAAACAATGGATGTCTTTGAGGATACCAGGGCCTCTTTATTTCAACATGACACATACCCCGAAGCTCAGTAATGTCTGAATGCCTAAGATAAATTTGCACACAGACCACATTATATTTTTAACATATCTTCTGCTATGCTATACTATGCCCTTGAGGAGAATCTTTGCTCGAAATTAAGCAGCTCAATTAAGTTGTTGTCTACACATCTCTGCTTGTGAACATAAGTATTTAGAAAAACTGCAAGGAAAATGCATGCTCAATATTACCTAAAATGTTAGTAAAAATAATGAATGTAGTCCTAAAAGAATAATAAAGTAATACAGATTGATTGGTTGTTattggctctgtgtgtttttttccctattCAGCAGCTCATGCTTGATGAGCCATGTGAAGACTGTCTAAGACCGAGGAGACGGGTGATGTTCTTGTCTGAGGAAAATAGTTGTGAACAACCGTGCAAGGTGAACACCAGAGACCCAACAGCTGCAGGCCACAGACCTCACAGTTTTAAAATAAAACTGTGGGCAGAGGAAATCTGACAAAAATAACGTAACCATTTCGGAGGGGTTCATTAATGTTTAAACACAACTGTAATTAGCTtcaaaatatactgtatatagtgtttactaattattatatgtttaaattagggctgtcaatagattaaaaaaaattactaattttaacacaatggtgcccctcgacggtaaatcgtaagaatttcccctgaagcaattcgaatcacctcaatcagcccactgtcctcaactatgttgatgggccggacttgtctagttattttcctagagaagtcgtagagtgtgggttggcgatcatctaacctgggactgctttctgtcaggtgctttgcattaaggtgataacttcaagacgagctgcttctgtgatagctaaattcagcttgacaaatgctacatacaactttagttttgtcgattgttcagTCATTTTGGTTCTTAAACatagactttccgcccaacaatcactcagctctctccatcttcaactaccgcagtggttctcaaactttttctgtcattccccactttgaacaaggggggctattcaagccccacctgtccctcatcgctcccataaaatggtaggtcaagtctggcctgatgtaattcccaatcctctccccacctcttctccgcctcgcttcctgtcataacttcatgtcctatccaaataaaggcatttaaaaaaaaaaaaaaaaaaaaattattattctgtttttttaaagttgcgttaattgcgttaaaatattttatcgcgttaatcgcggccgcattaatcgcatagattaacgcgttaacgctgacagccctagtttaaatacataaatggtacagtgtttatttattttttattattcattacTTTTTATATTTACTGTCTAACTTGTTTTATTCAAAcatccaaccccccacccccaccccaacccagtTTCATTGCAATGCATTCGAAAGTGTCACACTAAGAACTAAAAAAGGAGAGGCCAATTTCTCAGTGGCACGTACATTTTACTGGCATTCGCAGACAGGTTATTTATATAGCCTAGTTAAGCAAACTCTGGATGTAAGCCACTTCCCTGTTTCAGGACCCATGTTTGAAACGCATCTTCACTGGTCTGATGAAAGCACATAGAACTGCGAGCTGAAGGCACAACTTACTGTCTGGTTCTGTCCTGACGTGAGGTTTCTACATACATCCTAAGAAGAGgtaggagaaagaaaaagagggagagagagagaaagagagaagaaagaaaaagccatCACACATCAGATATGACTTTTCACCTATGTGTGTCACACGTCCATTAAATGTTTCAGTACAGTAATTGTGTGAAGTTGAAaatcgttgttgttgttgttgttgttgttggacaTCTGAGACACATCTCACCTGTGTGGTCACATTGTCCGTTGTGGAGGCTGTCCTCCAGGTACAAGCATCACCTgagagagaccacacacaccctgcaaagAAGCACTGCATACACCtgcggaacacacacacacttcatttgttGTAAAAGCTTTGCGctgaaaaaaacactttcttttCACTTTTAACTGAAACGGCAGTGAACATGACCAGAGAAAACATAGCAGCTGTCTTACAAAACAGAAGGTGGCCCTCCTCTGATAGCGGAGCAGTTTTCCAAACGCACGTCCTTAATGAGCGTCTCCCTCTGGATTGTAATGTTGACGCTTAGGCCGAGTCctgcacacatgaacaccatcaGTTGATCAGTCCATATGGACATAATCTAGTCATCAACAAGCTGTTACTGTATCAATAATAAGCAGACTTTTGTCCTTTCAGACCTTCGGCAGGAAAGCTCTCACTAGAGAGGATGCAGGAACAGGAAGAAGGCCCAGGGCTGTCACACTTCTCTAAAGCACACGCGAAATGTATGCCACTGTTCAGGTTGGGTGCAGCTGTAACTGTGATGTCCTGGCAAGAGACAGAACCACAGACTGTCAGGCTCATGATGAAATACAATCAAAACAAAGCCACACTTGACAGAATATACATAAGAAaagcctcctccacctgcccatTGATGCTCCTCTTCATGTGGACAGAAATAATCTCCCTCTGCTGGGACGTCCCAGGAACTGAGACCCAGTCAGAGCTGGAACAGTCATGTTGAAACGAGCATctggagaggaacagaaaatatgtgtgtgtgagtgtgtatgtgtgttgtgtgtgtgattgtgtatgtgtgtgcatctggagAGGGACAGAACATACAAGCTATGCAGTTACTGTTTTCCCAACCAGAATGGGGGAAACAGCTTTTTCATGGGTGAGAAGAGAACTGAGAAGAGGTCTGAAATAACTTGGTGTGAGAGAACTGCAAGCATGGTTATAGTTACAGTAaatatgcctttgtgtgtgtgtatgtgtgtgtgagtgtgtatgtgtttgtgtgtgtgtgtgtgtgtgtgtgtgtgtgtgtgtgtgtttctctgtgtgtgtgtgtatgtatgagagagagagagagcgtatgtgtatgtgtgtgagtgtgtatgtatgtgtgtttgtgtgtatgagaaagagagagagagagagtgtgtgtgtgagagagaaagagagtgtgagtgtatgtgtgtgtgagagagagagtgtgagtgtatgtgtgtgtgagagagagagtgtttgtgtgtgtgtgtgtatgtacgtgggTGGTCATTGTGGTGACACATACACTTCATTACAGTTGTGTGAGTTGTAGTTGTATGAAGGTGAAGGCTGTTCAAAAGCACACCGGTGCATCCTCaagtgttctcacctgttctgagacacacaccagccacagaAGGGGTCCAGGGCAGACCAGCAGTCCCTCAGAGTCTGATACACACCACACTGGGCCACAGGGACCGTTAtcatctacaacacacacacacacacacacacacatatgcactcactctATCAGATCAAAATGTCAACAGGAGCATATTGATGTGCTGTTCTGGCTGAAGAAGGTCATGACACTTTTACAGCATTTTCAGTTTGTTGTGGGACATGTaggacagcagacacacacactttacaaacgGTATTTTACCCCAGTTCTGTGGTGAACTGTTATTTAGCTGACCCACCTGGTTTCCCAGAGCcatgtaaatgtctgtgtgatgCACTGGGGTGAAGAGCATCCTGGGTAAAATGTGTTGATCCTCATTTGAACTGTACAGCACGGTGGGGCAGCCAGGTTTGAGGGATGCATCCACAACAAGCTGGGAAGACAAAGATCGCCATGTTTGTTTGAAGGACATTTAAATATCAAAATGACCCTTTTAAAGCattcaaaaataaagaaaataaaggcTGGGGCTAGAATAATGCACCATTGTATCTCTGTGTAGGTGAATTCAGATTAAAAATTAGCAATGCATTCAATGCATTCAACTGTAAAACAACAATCTACAAAACTGAGACCCACCTTTGATCAGCAGTCCAGTTCCAGTGCCAAGAAAAGCACAATCAGGAGTTGCTCCTTAAAGCAGCGACTGATGTTATGTTGCTGTACTTGAACACCACTGCAGCCGGCTTGAGAACTTTATCTTTGACCAGATCAGACTGTAGAAGAGCCAtaacacactgataaacaggGGTGTGGTCATTCACTGCTTCACCACAGTAATATGATTCCTTTAAGTTTAGTAAAAGTttagttattattattcagaaataaaaacacagacacatacgttGCAATATAGTAACACATATTTTCTTCATTAATATTTTCTAACCTGGCGTTTATCTTCTTCGTTACACTCATCTTTGTTAAAGCAGAACCCTGAAACAGGGCCTGTTTGCGATGGGCTGATGTCAAAAATGGCCACCGCGGCGTCTCCAGTGTTGTCCTGAAAGACACCTGCCCAAAGCACCTGAGATTCTCCAGGAATAAGAGCAGAGGACAGAAGCATCCAGGATTCGTTGCCGTCGCAACACTGAAGCGCCGCACCTTGGAGGGTTTTGAAGGTTCCCCTTTACTGTTCCGATTATCAAGCGTTAGAAGTTTGACTTTTGATTCGAATCTGTTCTTGACGTTCATAAAAAGATAGATTCGTTGTATATTTGATGCATTCAACTGGAAACCATGTACAAACTGAATTTCCGGTTCAAACTTAATTTCCTTTCCAGACTTAATTTCTTTGTGAATAATTGGTTGGATGCTGGCGGTAAAGTGGTGATCTGATTTGGAAAAAATTCCTCCAACCTGTCCATCAACAGTGTCTCGTAATGTTACTAAGGCGTCACTGTCACACTTCGTTCCTCTGTTTTTGGCCACCAATAAGTATTTGTCATTTCCATGGTCAGTAAAAAAAGCAATACTTGAGTATGACCCAATGGTGCTACTTTCCCTGTGTATCCTTGTAGAGATGTGATTCAGGTCAATAACTTCACAGTATCCACAGGGATCCTCAGGGAGAGATCCGCATGTCAACAGAGTACCGTTACTGGTGAAAGGAAGTAAAGTCACGTTGTTTGCCGATGAATTTGAAATTAGTTTAAGCATTTCCAGTGTGAGGCTCAGGGTCATCTGATGAAGTTGAGTAGGCTTATCCGTGAGTACGAATAGTGTATCGATTCCAACGGCTAAATTAACAATTTCCCCATCAAAAACGTGCGTTTCTTTACAGAGAGCATATCTGCAAGCAACCAGAAGAAACGCGAGTAAAGTAGCTCCCATTTTGTGCGAAAATTCGGCTACATTTGCCTGAACAAGGAACCTATTGCAGACGATTCGCTTTCTGTGAACGCCCTGTCACTTGGTTCTCCTTAAGAAGAGAAGTAACTTACAGCAGTACAACAATTTGTTCAGTTCTCCTTTCTGCAAAAAAAGCTTTAACTTCCGCCTTCGATAGTGCAGAAAAAGTAGCCCATCCTAAAATTGGGTTACTTTTCTGAGTGAAAACACATCATGAAATTAATAACATATGAAATGTTGTTTAATATGAATGTAATGAACGCATATGATCAAGCACGGATAAACAAACGAGTCAGAGCGGTATGAACAAGAAATCAGTGCCCTAATTATAGACAGCGCTTATTTCACTTACAGTCCATTCCTGTTCAAAACATGGTCTTACAGATGCGACTTGCTGCAGGTTCAACTTTAGCTGAGTAATGAATCTGTCGTAGCAAATCCCCCTCTGACAGGTTACGCTGATTTTCTGCAACCCTATACCCTAACGGTCTACGTCTGCCTGTGCCATGTGGTCAGTATTGCAGTGTTGATCAGGAGAGGTCTATAAGCCAGCGGCCGGCTTAAAGACCCCCTCCAGTGAAAATACAGTTTTTaaccttgtgtgtgtccatacaatgtttgttttaatatgATACTCAACATAGGCCCTATCATGAGCGAAATAAGCAACCAGCCACGGCTGAGTATTTCCACCTTGGAACTGCGGTGTACCaatgacacaaagacacagaatcagacagcctgggtttcataCATCACACACTTAAGGAACCAATCGCGTGAATTTGCATTGTGGGGCTTTATGTAAAGGGGCCATAAACAAGCCTAtttgctgccccctgcaggttaCCTAATTTGGACAAAATTACCTGGGCACTGAATCAAGTCACACACCAAGGTTTAGGGAAAAGCAAAGATTTGTATTTCTCTTTAAATTGTATTTTCTAAAAGCACCTTGGGGAGGGAGCAGTGGCCCAAGCACACATCACATAAATGTCAAGTGCTACGTGCTGATTAATAAATAGTTTAGTAAATAACATGCAGAAGATAGGCCTATACACAAGGACAGATGGCTATATAAATTAGCAATACATAATACACAGAAAATTCATAGGTGTTTCAGATGGGCAAAGCACAATCAGATAaaatgttcaattcaattcatccCAATCATAGATTCAGTGATAAAATACACATCAAGAGCCAGAAGGCACACATAGCAACCCATAAGCACAGCCGGCAAAGGCTAAGTTTATCCCCTCCTATTCCACTGTACAGACAAGGCACTTTGCACAGAATATgagctttttcttctcctcgctcacatgcacgcgcactcactcacacaaagaaaCCCGCCGGGGAACCCACTTTCCcggaaacaaaaagacatttggTGCACCAGAATAATACATGATACGCTGGCCTCCTCGCCGCAGCCGCCGGACGTGGGGTAAATCGAAGGTACACAGACCAGTGATCGCAACACGAGACAATCAGCTGTCTAAGCCAACAGCACTTAATCTCAAACCTAAACGGCGGACGAGCAACAATTAGTAATGCGACGGATAACAGCACTGGACCTTTTATTCAAAACCATTACCTTCTGTCCTGGTAACAAAGGCTCCCCTCTGACCTTGCGGTCAAACCCTCGTTTCTGCTTTTCTACGTTCTAGGCACCAAAGGCGGCTGAACACCAAGTCCAAATGCGAGATATGGGCGTCAAAGGATGGGGAAAAGACAAGGCAACTCCAAGGCTCAAAGGCAACTCCACTAATCTCTGGAAAGTCCCAGGTGCATTGCACAGGCCCATTGGTATTCTATTGAACTCGTAGAGGCCCATAGGGGTCACAGAGGCTGTTTTTTCTTTATCAGCTGGGTGCACCCCCATCTGCCAGTAACCATGTGCCAGATCAACAGTGGAAAAGACTTAGGACTTTTTGAGGGATGCAAGTGATTCCTCAATCCGAGGAAGGGGATAAGCATATTTATGAGTGACACTATTAAGCTTCCTGTAGTCTACGCAAAATCGAAGGGTGCCGTCCTTCTTTCTTACGAGAACTACAGGAGCCGCCCAAGAACTGCAACTTTCACTAATGATACCACCGTCAAGCATGTTACCCAAAAGCCCCCTCACTTCTTGATAAAGTTTTGGTGGAATGCGACTATACCGGTCTCTTATTGGAGCTGAATCCCCTGTTGGCATCACATGGAAGACCTTATCAGTATATCCAGGTTTGGTTTTATTAGTATTCCAATCCAGACTCCTCCTGACCAACTGTTGAAGTGTCCATGACAACCTCCCCcaactgctcctgatgtgcaggttggcaccctGCGTGGTAGCCTCCgttatcagtgtgtgaatgggtagatgttcGAGGCATTAACATGTAAatcgctttgagtgctctatgagtaga
The sequence above is drawn from the Clupea harengus chromosome 16, Ch_v2.0.2, whole genome shotgun sequence genome and encodes:
- the LOC116224138 gene encoding plexin-C1-like, whose product is MLFTPVHHTDIYMALGNQMITVPVAQCGVYQTLRDCWSALDPFCGWCVSQNRCSFQHDCSSSDWVSVPGTSQQREIISVHMKRSINGQDITVTAAPNLNSGIHFACALEKCDSPGPSSCSCILSSESFPAEGLGLSVNITIQRETLIKDVRLENCSAIRGGPPSVLCMQCFFAGCVWSLSGDACTWRTASTTDNVTTQDVCRNLTSGQNQTKPEILSMRPGEVSIHGRNGAVIQGRNLESVTKVRFQGNMDCNPKESPVLSHSGNSSSVESVMFHIPSGTKSTVRVCVLTPDGQCHGNAKLTYASQPTCRGLSPNTTWASGGREILFVGSNLEFVEKVKHSGSSEEITPEPGKLGYSTPPGLLDSPMPMQESVMLIVGNYSVTCKGKLTYHPDPALHELHYHTYGQGHVCRHTENCRLPGVETRRDQCTGHAGGEVLWLCD